The following are encoded in a window of Kitasatospora fiedleri genomic DNA:
- a CDS encoding DUF3039 domain-containing protein encodes MSTLEPERGLGTGTLVEPVPQTSHGDGDHERFAHYVQKDKIMESALSGSPVVALCGKVWVPGRDPKKYPVCPMCKEIFDGLNNPGGDDKKD; translated from the coding sequence ATGAGCACTCTTGAGCCCGAGCGCGGTCTCGGCACCGGCACCCTGGTCGAGCCCGTCCCGCAGACGTCGCACGGGGACGGCGACCACGAGCGCTTCGCCCACTACGTCCAGAAGGACAAGATCATGGAGAGCGCGCTCTCCGGGTCCCCCGTGGTGGCGCTGTGCGGCAAGGTCTGGGTGCCCGGGCGCGACCCGAAGAAGTACCCGGTCTGCCCGATGTGCAAGGAGATCTTCGACGGGCTGAACAACCCCGGCGGGGACGACAAGAAGGACTGA